One part of the Theropithecus gelada isolate Dixy chromosome 5, Tgel_1.0, whole genome shotgun sequence genome encodes these proteins:
- the FAM218A gene encoding LOW QUALITY PROTEIN: protein FAM218A (The sequence of the model RefSeq protein was modified relative to this genomic sequence to represent the inferred CDS: substituted 1 base at 1 genomic stop codon), with translation MEGCVVRHGSCPILPGPSAWRASPAEWAGRTKLRSWCRASGLPNIPXTLNRGRLGNVSLLRDPETTTLVQQSLHQAWEKRIVFSACPVSRSCCPERNFSGNIPAVTPLKLPGHSKSEGPPGKVRKRITIRSQPLFVTRTRWFGLQ, from the coding sequence ATGGAAGGATGCGTGGTGCGGCATGGCAGCTGCCCTATTCTTCCCGGACCCAGCGCCTGGAGAGCCAGCCCTGCAGAGTGGGCTGGGCGAACTAAACTGCGTTCATGGTGCAGGGCTTCGGGTCTCCCTAACATACCTTAAACGTTGAACCGCGGCCGCCTTGGCAATGTCTCTTTGCTCAGAGATCCTGAGACGACCACACTCGTCCAACAGTCGCTCCACCAAGCCTGGGAAAAGCGAATCGTTTTCTCCGCGTGCCCTGTCAGCCGCTCATGCTGCCCAGAGAGGAATTTTAGTGGCAACATTCCGGCTGTCACGCCACTGAAATTGCCAGGCCACTCCAAGTCAGAAGGACCACCAGGAAAAGTCAGGAAGAGAATCACCATCAGGTCTCAGCCTCTTTTTGTGACAAGGACTAGATGGTTtggtctgcagtga